Proteins from one Spartinivicinus poritis genomic window:
- a CDS encoding reverse transcriptase family protein yields MTPQYTKKPIAKISSLCKLLNITHQGLLKLSSNSDKFFFITKTIDKPDGEKRITFDVKENLKAIHRLIKSRIFSNILYPQYLQGSIKGRYYIGNCQIHTGQRLVISEDIKNFFPSINSDVIYRMWLKLFGFSPEVASILTELVTFQGSLPQGAITSSYIANLVLWEQEPILVKKLSHKGIKYSRYIDDITISSEQFLSKNEITNIISEVIQMIFSIGGKPNRKKHCIMPSHGPQSVHNLNVNSDYPTLPKKERKKLRAQVYKLERFAEFAIGGEQYEKEYKSLFGKISRMAQLHPVEGGKLKERLNAIKPNSDLR; encoded by the coding sequence ATGACTCCCCAGTACACGAAAAAGCCAATAGCTAAGATAAGTTCATTATGTAAATTATTAAATATAACTCATCAAGGGTTATTGAAGCTCTCTTCCAATTCAGACAAGTTTTTCTTTATTACCAAAACTATTGATAAGCCAGATGGCGAGAAAAGAATTACTTTTGATGTCAAAGAAAATCTAAAAGCTATTCACCGATTAATAAAGAGTAGAATTTTTTCAAATATATTGTATCCACAATATTTACAAGGAAGTATTAAAGGGCGCTATTATATTGGTAATTGTCAAATTCATACTGGACAGAGGCTTGTAATAAGCGAAGATATAAAAAATTTTTTTCCTTCAATAAACAGTGATGTTATCTATAGGATGTGGCTAAAGTTATTTGGGTTCTCCCCTGAAGTGGCCTCTATACTAACTGAGTTAGTAACTTTTCAAGGTAGTTTGCCTCAAGGTGCAATTACTAGTAGCTATATCGCTAATCTCGTATTGTGGGAGCAAGAGCCTATACTAGTAAAAAAGCTATCACATAAGGGAATTAAATATTCAAGATATATTGATGATATAACAATTTCGTCTGAACAGTTTTTATCTAAAAATGAAATAACCAACATTATCAGTGAGGTTATTCAAATGATTTTTAGCATTGGAGGGAAGCCAAATAGAAAAAAACACTGCATAATGCCTAGTCATGGTCCTCAATCTGTACATAATTTAAATGTAAACTCTGACTATCCTACCTTGCCCAAAAAGGAAAGAAAAAAGTTAAGAGCCCAAGTTTATAAGCTCGAAAGATTTGCTGAATTTGCAATAGGTGGTGAGCAATATGAGAAAGAATATAAGAGTTTATTTGGTAAAATTAGTCGAATGGCTCAATTGCATCCAGTTGAAGGAGGTAAATTGAAAGAAAGGTTGAATGCAATCAAGCCCAACTCGGATTTACGTTAA
- a CDS encoding helix-turn-helix domain-containing protein: protein MNIGKAIKLCRELKGLSKTILAEKAEISISYLTLIEQGKRDPSFSTINNICEALEVPLSIVAFLGADKSELSTLSSELTEKLSGVAINLIRNTDDSPVHEKANS, encoded by the coding sequence TTGAACATTGGAAAGGCAATCAAATTATGTAGAGAATTGAAGGGGCTTTCTAAGACTATCTTGGCTGAAAAAGCTGAAATTTCAATTTCTTACTTGACACTTATTGAGCAAGGCAAAAGAGACCCCAGTTTTTCTACGATTAATAATATTTGTGAGGCGTTAGAAGTACCTCTCAGCATTGTTGCGTTTTTAGGTGCAGATAAAAGTGAGTTATCAACGTTAAGTAGTGAACTAACTGAAAAACTATCGGGTGTTGCAATTAATTTAATAAGAAATACTGATGACTCCCCAGTACACGAAAAAGCCAATAGCTAA